ACTTTCCAACAATTCTCCTCTCGCATTCCTATCAATGAATCTATATCCATAAAGTCACTGATGACTCGTTTAGACTGCAAGCCCAGACCACTTGTATAGTTAGCATGTTCCCAACATTCCGTTAATCCCTTTACAATGCTTGGATATTTAACCGAATCATCTAAGAGCCCATAATTGGAAAAGATACCTGTCATTTCTCTCAAAAAATCTTCGGAATCATGCTTATGTTCAAACAACTGTAAGTACCCTATCCACAGGGGGATCATTATCTCATTATTTATACTTTTGTCAAATTTAGAAAGCTCAAACTCGTCAACTTTTCGGAAAAACATGCTCAACACATGGAAGTTCTCATCATTCATCCAACTCCATGCATCTGTTTTATCAACATTCAAATTCTTTCGTAATTTACATATCAAGTTGTACATTATACTTCGTTGTACCTTTAACAAATGCTTGGATCCATTGCTGCTTAATTCTAGACAGAGATTCACTTTCCAGATAGCCAACTTTTCAGTAGTAATTTCATGCGGATAGTGTTGTAACCATTGACAAAGCTTCTCGATAACATAGTCTACCAACTGGCATCTGAGTTTCGTTCCTAACAGCTTTAGCCAAGGGATAATTAGGTATAAAAAATGAGTTTCTTTCCCATCCCCATCGAGGAAACATCCATCTATTTCCCATGCATCAATACATTGTTTCAACTTTGGAAGTACGATTCGTTCATTCACtagaaattcaaatatttgCTCATCACCAATTAGTTCACTGTCTCTTAGTTCTTCATAAACTGCATTCCCCCATTCCACTTGCTCAACGTCCCAAAGCCCCCCAAAGAAGCCAAtgaatctttcaatgataGGCACTATCAAAACAGAATCCAGCTTcgagaaaacaataatggCATGTCTACCTTCAATCctatcattttcaaagataattTGAGGTGGTTCATTGAAGTTACACTCTTTAGAGTAATTCTCTGCTTTCTCCAACAATTCTCCAAATCTAGATATGTCCTTCATATCacattctttgatttcttttgtcCAAGTCTCTGATAACTTTGCACATTGATAATCCATCCATAAATCTAACATATTCCCAGAAACACTCTTATCAGATAAATCAGTTTGCAAAATGTTTTTCAGTGCCTGTATATCACCATTAATTAAGCTATACCCCTTCTCTAGCTTTTCCTGCTCCTTCCTTAACAAACTTTCACGggttttcattttttccaattcaagCACAGTCTTCCATAACTCCTGTTGTAACAACCGACTTGAGCAATCACTATCATCTGCGTGCATCATACCTTCCATTGCAACCTTATCTGCATTGCTCAAATCCACCAAAATTTCGAGTCTTCTGAAAATCGTCCATAAATCAGGAATGTCATATTCGGACTTATAAACACCACTCTTCAAAAACCCCAACTCCTTCCCTTTGGCgttatcatcatcgtcgTTATCGTCAGAATCGCTGGTTTTATCAGCATCACTCCATTCATCCACATACCTCGTTTCCATCTTATTTCGATTGGAATCATCAACTTTGATACCCTCACCACGTTTCCTTACTGTTGGTAAGATCGGTTCTACAATTCCTCTCCCATTTTCTCCAAGTCCCTTCCCAGGGACATATCCCATTTGGAAAAGAAGTGTAGCACCCTTTCCATAGGCATTGAGAA
The window above is part of the Pichia kudriavzevii chromosome 1, complete sequence genome. Proteins encoded here:
- a CDS encoding uncharacterized protein (PKUD0A07830; similar to Saccharomyces cerevisiae YLR424W (SPP382); ancestral locus Anc_4.301); the encoded protein is MSEQLLNAYGKGATLLFQMGYVPGKGLGENGRGIVEPILPTVRKRGEGIKVDDSNRNKMETRYVDEWSDADKTSDSDDNDDDDNAKGKELGFLKSGVYKSEYDIPDLWTIFRRLEILVDLSNADKVAMEGMMHADDSDCSSRLLQQELWKTVLELEKMKTRESLLRKEQEKLEKGYSLINGDIQALKNILQTDLSDKSVSGNMLDLWMDYQCAKLSETWTKEIKECDMKDISRFGELLEKAENYSKECNFNEPPQIIFENDRIEGRHAIIVFSKLDSVLIVPIIERFIGFFGGLWDVEQVEWGNAVYEELRDSELIGDEQIFEFLVNERIVLPKLKQCIDAWEIDGCFLDGDGKETHFLYLIIPWLKLLGTKLRCQLVDYVIEKLCQWLQHYPHEITTEKLAIWKVNLCLELSSNGSKHLLKVQRSIMYNLICKLRKNLNVDKTDAWSWMNDENFHVLSMFFRKVDEFELSKFDKSINNEIMIPLWIGYLQLFEHKHDSEDFLREMTGIFSNYGLLDDSVKYPSIVKGLTECWEHANYTSGLGLQSKRVISDFMDIDSLIGMREENCWKVLNHDGEPNTDKKERVMSRNEVKSMKDLLFMECEKRGIPIIPLDGKVYEGKQVYQLKRSSDKRLFSVVFEPKLIFDTDKKEYVSLDDLFQ